A genome region from Halorussus pelagicus includes the following:
- a CDS encoding UPF0058 family protein, whose product MKKQELIHLHGLLAEVGNYFEAENSTEIDFDEYESLGVRPTSIHKSKTDHKAAVFAMANAITSEMTEAEADEKVAAKAD is encoded by the coding sequence ATGAAGAAGCAGGAACTTATCCACCTTCACGGCCTGCTCGCGGAGGTCGGGAACTACTTCGAGGCGGAGAACAGCACAGAAATCGACTTCGACGAGTACGAGTCTCTTGGCGTACGACCAACTTCCATTCATAAATCGAAGACTGACCACAAGGCGGCAGTCTTTGCTATGGCGAACGCAATCACGTCCGAAATGACCGAAGCCGAGGCGGACGAGAAGGTCGCCGCCAAGGCCGACTGA
- a CDS encoding putative manganese transporter, with product MSELFDIFVASVRDGYVQVSAFVAVTVLLFSLVQYWTGGALVERLSDSERIQPLVGAAMGLTPGCGGAIVMMPLYVRGTVSFGTVVATLIATAGDSAFVILALAPKAGLYAYGIAFVAAVVSGYVIDRFGVGVARVDAAVRKIDPAVTDGGAMSSGAPVPGNPATGPHGFEGDSCGTHDDPARESPVLTPLSHAVHALWWVAALAALALGVTYLLAGAPEVPLELGLSFAGLFTVVGIAGTSLSFFLYFIGRRYLGDGQVGRARESFSGTYDTLVHAAMETSFVTVWVLAAYLLYEYGVVLLGVDVGALAAAAGLFAPVAGALVGLIPGCGPQIVLTGVYAEGAVPFSALVANAISQDGDALFPLLAVDKTAAVVASIYTTIPALFVGVGLHLLFGPMFGFGVVG from the coding sequence ATGTCCGAACTGTTCGATATTTTCGTCGCGTCGGTCCGCGACGGCTACGTGCAAGTCAGCGCGTTCGTCGCGGTGACGGTCCTGCTGTTCAGTCTCGTCCAATACTGGACCGGCGGGGCGCTGGTGGAGCGACTGAGCGACAGCGAGCGCATCCAACCGCTCGTCGGCGCGGCGATGGGGCTGACCCCCGGCTGTGGCGGTGCCATCGTCATGATGCCTCTCTACGTCCGCGGGACGGTCAGTTTCGGCACCGTCGTCGCCACGCTCATCGCCACCGCGGGCGACTCGGCGTTCGTGATTCTGGCGCTCGCGCCGAAGGCGGGTCTCTACGCCTACGGCATCGCATTCGTCGCGGCCGTCGTCTCGGGCTACGTCATCGACCGGTTCGGCGTGGGTGTCGCCCGAGTTGACGCCGCGGTTCGAAAAATCGACCCGGCCGTGACCGACGGCGGCGCGATGTCGTCCGGCGCTCCGGTTCCCGGCAACCCGGCGACCGGCCCGCACGGCTTCGAGGGCGATAGCTGTGGGACTCACGACGACCCCGCCCGCGAGTCTCCGGTCCTGACGCCGCTCTCTCACGCGGTTCACGCGCTCTGGTGGGTCGCCGCGCTCGCGGCGCTCGCGCTCGGTGTGACGTACCTTCTCGCTGGCGCGCCCGAGGTCCCGCTGGAACTCGGTCTCTCGTTCGCGGGCCTGTTCACCGTCGTCGGCATCGCGGGAACCTCGCTGTCGTTTTTCCTCTACTTCATCGGTCGGCGGTATCTCGGCGACGGGCAGGTGGGCCGCGCCCGCGAATCGTTCTCCGGAACGTACGACACGCTGGTCCACGCCGCGATGGAGACGAGTTTCGTTACCGTCTGGGTGCTGGCGGCGTACCTGCTCTACGAGTACGGCGTCGTCCTGCTCGGCGTGGACGTGGGCGCGCTGGCCGCGGCCGCGGGCCTGTTCGCACCCGTCGCGGGCGCGCTCGTGGGACTCATTCCGGGCTGTGGCCCGCAGATCGTCCTCACCGGCGTCTACGCCGAGGGCGCGGTTCCCTTCTCGGCGCTGGTGGCCAACGCCATCAGTCAGGACGGCGACGCGCTGTTCCCCCTGCTCGCGGTGGACAAGACCGCCGCGGTCGTCGCTTCCATCTACACCACGATTCCGGCGCTCTTCGTGGGCGTCGGTCTCCACCTGCTGTTCGGTCCGATGTTCGGCTTCGGCGTCGTCGGGTGA
- a CDS encoding DNA-3-methyladenine glycosylase family protein: MESGSIPVTDLSGGVDLQATLESGQTFCWRREDDRMYDSVGPSGGSAWYSTVVGGHADADPEVVRVRQRDGMIEWEATTDADSLVVERLRLDDDLPAIFEAIPDDDLLSEATDAYRGLRIVDDPFFPCLISFICSAQMRVERIHGMQTALAREFGETVAFDGETYHAFPTPKRLARASEDDLRELGLGYRAPYVQRSAELVASGETTAEDVWGLDYADAREAIQAFVGVGDKVADCVLLFSLGYLEAVPLDTWIQSAIEEYYPDCERGSYAETSDAIRTAFGGEYAGYAQTYVFHYLRNQE; the protein is encoded by the coding sequence ATGGAGTCGGGTTCGATACCGGTGACGGACCTCTCGGGGGGCGTAGACCTACAAGCGACGCTGGAAAGCGGCCAGACGTTCTGCTGGCGACGCGAAGACGACCGGATGTACGACTCGGTCGGTCCGAGCGGCGGGTCGGCGTGGTACTCGACCGTCGTCGGCGGCCACGCCGACGCCGACCCGGAAGTGGTCCGCGTGCGCCAGCGCGACGGGATGATCGAATGGGAAGCGACGACAGACGCCGACTCGCTGGTAGTCGAGCGACTCCGACTCGACGACGACCTGCCAGCCATCTTCGAGGCGATTCCGGACGACGACCTGCTCTCGGAGGCCACCGACGCCTACCGGGGACTTCGTATCGTGGACGACCCCTTCTTCCCCTGCCTGATTTCGTTCATCTGCTCGGCCCAGATGCGCGTCGAGCGCATCCACGGGATGCAGACCGCCCTCGCCCGCGAGTTCGGCGAGACCGTCGCGTTCGACGGCGAGACCTACCACGCGTTCCCGACCCCGAAGCGCCTCGCGCGCGCCAGCGAGGACGACCTCCGGGAGTTGGGCTTGGGCTACCGCGCGCCCTACGTCCAGCGGTCCGCGGAGTTGGTCGCCTCGGGCGAGACCACGGCCGAGGACGTTTGGGGTCTCGACTACGCCGACGCCCGCGAGGCGATACAGGCGTTCGTCGGCGTCGGCGACAAGGTGGCCGACTGCGTGTTGCTGTTCTCGCTGGGGTATCTGGAGGCGGTTCCGCTGGATACGTGGATTCAGAGCGCCATCGAGGAGTATTACCCCGACTGCGAGCGCGGGTCGTACGCCGAAACGTCGGACGCCATCCGGACCGCGTTCGGGGGCGAGTACGCGGGCTACGCCCAAACCTACGTGTTTCACTATCTGCGGAATCAGGAGTAG
- a CDS encoding DUF357 domain-containing protein encodes MPADLEEKTDRYEGLLAEALDAAKIAPPEDTPMGEAAAECLEMATSYLEDGRHFRENDDPVNALASFSYGHAWLDAGARVGLFDVPREGHLFTV; translated from the coding sequence ATGCCCGCCGACCTCGAAGAGAAGACCGACCGCTACGAGGGCCTGCTCGCCGAAGCGCTCGACGCCGCCAAAATCGCGCCGCCGGAGGACACACCGATGGGCGAGGCCGCCGCCGAGTGTCTGGAGATGGCGACCTCTTACCTCGAAGACGGCCGTCACTTCCGCGAGAACGACGACCCCGTGAACGCACTGGCGTCGTTCTCCTACGGCCACGCGTGGCTGGATGCGGGTGCCCGCGTCGGCCTCTTCGACGTGCCGCGCGAGGGCCACCTCTTCACCGTCTGA
- a CDS encoding DUF7344 domain-containing protein: MDSDRNRRRSKTDPRSRERLVAAVVRNRRRRYALYYLHQRSGPVPVAEVARQVAAWERPATRDEVASERVAAVAATLRRRHLPILAEWGLVAYDADRDRVVGRVSDPTVELLLANDPRTRVAWYKVYLLVTAISAGFLALVRLGVAPFDGVDSIVAAALVVVLFAVASLGHWYDVYRWRRANEDMPPDFLVTLEEEVTYRDPRGEADDEAENEERNESETAENEGTDGEDETGDRAT; the protein is encoded by the coding sequence ATGGACAGCGACCGAAACCGCAGGCGCTCGAAGACCGACCCTCGCTCTCGGGAGCGACTGGTCGCCGCGGTCGTCCGAAACCGCCGCCGCAGATATGCACTCTACTACCTGCACCAGCGGTCCGGTCCCGTCCCGGTCGCGGAGGTGGCGCGACAGGTCGCGGCGTGGGAGCGACCCGCGACGCGCGACGAGGTGGCTTCCGAGCGCGTCGCGGCGGTCGCCGCGACGCTTCGACGGCGTCACCTTCCGATACTAGCCGAGTGGGGTCTCGTCGCCTATGACGCCGACCGCGACAGGGTGGTGGGTCGCGTGAGCGACCCGACCGTCGAGTTGCTACTGGCCAACGACCCGCGGACGCGAGTCGCGTGGTACAAGGTGTATCTCCTCGTCACCGCGATTTCGGCCGGATTCCTCGCGCTGGTCCGACTCGGCGTCGCGCCGTTCGACGGGGTGGACTCAATCGTCGCGGCGGCGCTCGTCGTCGTCCTGTTTGCAGTGGCGAGTCTCGGCCACTGGTACGACGTGTACCGCTGGCGGCGGGCGAACGAGGACATGCCGCCGGACTTCCTCGTCACGCTGGAAGAGGAGGTGACGTATCGGGACCCGCGCGGGGAAGCGGACGACGAGGCGGAAAACGAGGAACGAAACGAGTCGGAAACAGCCGAAAACGAGGGAACCGACGGCGAAGACGAGACCGGCGACAGAGCGACTTGA
- a CDS encoding DUF7836 family putative zinc-binding protein — protein sequence MNETYVRLLCPECGKDWEATPDNLPSHDETFHCPGCHASRRTAEFARTERDLETLKQFQ from the coding sequence ATGAACGAAACGTACGTGCGGCTGCTCTGTCCGGAGTGTGGCAAGGACTGGGAAGCGACGCCCGACAACCTTCCGTCCCACGACGAGACGTTCCACTGTCCGGGCTGTCACGCCTCGCGGCGGACCGCGGAGTTCGCGCGGACCGAGCGGGACTTGGAGACGCTAAAACAGTTCCAGTAG
- the moaC gene encoding cyclic pyranopterin monophosphate synthase MoaC, which translates to MREERGSPEANRNGSGDAAGDGADSETELTHTDDEGEVQMVDVGDKPDTARRAVAAGEIRLQASTVAAIRDNDVSKGDVLATARVGAVQAVKHTWETIPMCHQIPITNVETDFEVGDERVSLEVAVETTGKTGCEMEALEGVTTGLNVVWDMVKAAEKDADGQYPETAIENVRVVEKQKREL; encoded by the coding sequence ATGCGTGAGGAGCGCGGGTCGCCGGAGGCGAACCGAAACGGAAGCGGCGACGCCGCCGGGGACGGAGCCGACAGCGAGACCGAACTGACCCACACCGACGACGAGGGCGAGGTCCAGATGGTGGACGTGGGCGACAAGCCCGACACGGCGCGCCGAGCGGTCGCCGCAGGCGAGATTCGTCTTCAAGCGTCCACTGTCGCGGCGATTCGGGACAACGACGTGAGCAAGGGCGACGTGCTGGCCACCGCCCGCGTCGGCGCGGTGCAGGCGGTCAAACATACGTGGGAGACCATTCCGATGTGCCACCAGATTCCCATCACGAACGTCGAGACCGACTTCGAAGTCGGCGACGAGCGCGTGAGCCTCGAAGTCGCCGTCGAGACCACGGGCAAGACCGGGTGCGAGATGGAGGCTTTAGAGGGCGTCACGACTGGGCTGAACGTCGTCTGGGACATGGTGAAAGCCGCCGAGAAGGACGCCGACGGTCAGTATCCGGAGACGGCTATCGAGAACGTCCGAGTGGTCGAGAAGCAGAAGCGCGAACTGTAA
- a CDS encoding acylphosphatase, whose protein sequence is MPNDSENSEERTRAHAFVSGTVQGVYYRANTRNTAVEKGVEGWVRNLDDGRVEAVFEGPAAAVEEMVEWCHTGSPAAEVEDVEVEYGDPEGEDSFRIRR, encoded by the coding sequence ATGCCGAACGACTCCGAAAACAGCGAGGAGCGAACGCGGGCACACGCGTTCGTCTCCGGGACGGTACAGGGCGTCTACTACCGCGCGAACACCCGCAACACCGCCGTCGAAAAGGGCGTTGAGGGCTGGGTCCGAAATCTCGATGACGGCCGCGTCGAGGCGGTCTTCGAGGGACCAGCGGCGGCCGTCGAGGAGATGGTCGAGTGGTGTCACACCGGCAGTCCCGCCGCCGAGGTCGAGGACGTGGAAGTCGAGTACGGCGACCCGGAAGGCGAAGACAGTTTCCGAATTCGGCGGTGA
- a CDS encoding NAD(P)H-hydrate dehydratase — MITSERMAQVDANAAALGVPRKQLMESSGNAVAREVRAVADPGARVAVVAGRGNNGGDAFVAARFLNDYDVSVHLLGREETIATDIARENWSALQQSDYATETVTDSRDFALPDCEVVVDAMLGTGVTGALREPETTAAERINESDATVVAVDVPSGVDADTGGAEGTAVSADRVVTFHDRKPGLDSLDAEITVADIGIPAAAERYVGPGDMRPVRRESGTGDARAYVIGGGPYTGAPALAAQAALRAGANLSFVAAPGPVAPQIQGYTEDLIVQSYEGERLTPEQVPNLVDTAESYDDVVVLGPGLGNADETLEAAKQFLESFSGRAVVDADALPVVPEVETDATLVCTPNRKELAKMGGPEVESADALADRADEIEAFAADLGHVVVAKASEDVISDGERTRVSRAGTSGMTVGGTGDTLAGATAGLLAAHDPFTAACAAAYANGRAAELLEDRHDGLLASDLLDVLPRAIWGGDDA; from the coding sequence ATGATTACCTCCGAGCGGATGGCGCAGGTGGACGCGAATGCAGCCGCCCTCGGCGTACCGCGCAAGCAGTTGATGGAGTCGAGCGGGAACGCGGTCGCCCGCGAGGTCCGGGCGGTCGCCGACCCCGGTGCGCGGGTCGCCGTCGTCGCGGGCCGCGGGAACAACGGCGGCGACGCCTTCGTCGCGGCCCGGTTCCTGAACGACTACGACGTGTCGGTCCACTTGCTGGGCCGCGAAGAGACGATTGCGACCGACATCGCCCGCGAGAACTGGTCGGCGCTCCAACAGAGCGACTACGCGACTGAGACCGTCACCGACTCGCGGGACTTCGCCCTTCCGGACTGCGAAGTCGTCGTGGACGCGATGCTCGGAACCGGCGTCACGGGCGCGCTCCGGGAACCCGAGACCACCGCCGCCGAGCGAATCAACGAGAGCGACGCGACCGTCGTCGCGGTGGACGTTCCCTCCGGCGTCGATGCGGACACCGGAGGGGCCGAAGGCACTGCGGTCTCGGCCGACCGCGTGGTCACCTTCCACGACCGGAAACCCGGTCTCGACTCGCTGGACGCCGAGATTACGGTCGCCGACATCGGCATTCCCGCCGCGGCTGAGCGATACGTCGGGCCGGGCGACATGCGCCCGGTCAGGCGAGAATCAGGGACCGGGGACGCCCGCGCCTACGTCATCGGCGGCGGGCCGTACACCGGCGCGCCAGCGCTCGCCGCGCAGGCCGCGCTCCGGGCGGGCGCGAACCTCTCGTTCGTCGCCGCGCCCGGCCCGGTCGCGCCCCAGATTCAGGGCTACACCGAAGACCTCATCGTCCAATCCTACGAGGGTGAGCGTCTGACGCCCGAGCAGGTTCCGAACCTCGTGGACACCGCCGAGAGCTACGACGACGTGGTCGTCCTCGGGCCGGGCCTCGGCAACGCCGACGAGACCCTAGAGGCCGCAAAGCAGTTCCTCGAATCGTTCTCCGGGCGCGCCGTCGTGGACGCCGACGCGCTCCCGGTCGTTCCCGAAGTCGAGACTGACGCCACGCTCGTCTGCACGCCCAACCGCAAGGAGTTGGCGAAGATGGGCGGCCCGGAAGTCGAGTCGGCCGACGCGCTCGCGGACCGCGCCGACGAAATCGAGGCCTTCGCCGCCGACCTCGGCCACGTCGTGGTGGCGAAGGCGAGCGAGGACGTGATTTCGGACGGCGAGCGCACCCGCGTCTCGCGGGCCGGAACCTCCGGCATGACGGTCGGCGGCACGGGCGACACGCTCGCAGGCGCGACCGCGGGCCTGCTCGCGGCCCACGATCCCTTCACGGCGGCCTGCGCGGCGGCGTACGCCAACGGCCGCGCGGCGGAGCTGCTGGAAGACCGCCACGACGGCCTGCTGGCTTCGGACCTGTTAGACGTACTTCCCCGCGCAATCTGGGGTGGCGACGATGCGTGA
- a CDS encoding translation initiation factor IF-2 subunit beta: MEGYDDHLERAMDETPEREGSGDRFDVPDADVRQEGNVTVYENFQDTLDRLGRDEDHVLKFLQNDLGTSAHIDESGRARLTGEFGQRRIEDALDEYVEKFVRCSECGLPDTKLEREQGAQLLRCEACGARSATSS, translated from the coding sequence ATGGAGGGTTACGACGACCACCTCGAACGGGCAATGGACGAGACGCCCGAGAGAGAGGGCAGCGGCGACCGTTTCGACGTGCCCGACGCCGACGTGCGCCAAGAGGGCAACGTCACGGTCTACGAGAACTTTCAGGACACGCTCGACAGACTCGGCAGGGACGAGGACCACGTTCTGAAGTTCCTCCAGAACGACCTCGGGACTAGCGCGCACATCGACGAGAGCGGACGCGCGCGCCTGACCGGCGAGTTCGGCCAGCGCCGCATCGAGGACGCCCTCGACGAGTACGTCGAGAAGTTCGTCCGCTGTTCGGAGTGTGGCCTACCGGACACGAAACTCGAACGAGAACAGGGAGCGCAGTTGTTGCGGTGCGAAGCGTGCGGTGCGCGCTCCGCGACCAGTAGCTAG
- a CDS encoding DUF555 domain-containing protein produces the protein MNCRVVVEAAVPVYDVETADEAVRIAISKTGELLNPDLNYVEINMGERSCPHCGEELEPAFIAADESLVALELEMTVFNVEREEHASRIARKEIGQRLENIPLTVLEVEVIEDDEEDDSETDAEEASDDAEDGTSDDDEVLPEFEDLIE, from the coding sequence ATGAACTGCAGAGTTGTCGTGGAAGCCGCAGTCCCGGTCTACGACGTGGAGACGGCGGACGAAGCAGTTCGGATCGCCATCTCGAAGACCGGGGAGTTGCTCAACCCCGACCTCAACTACGTCGAGATAAACATGGGCGAGCGGTCGTGTCCGCACTGCGGGGAGGAACTGGAACCGGCGTTCATCGCGGCCGACGAGAGCCTCGTCGCGCTGGAACTGGAGATGACGGTATTCAACGTCGAGCGCGAAGAACACGCCTCGCGCATCGCTCGGAAGGAAATCGGCCAGCGCCTCGAAAATATCCCCCTGACCGTCCTCGAAGTCGAAGTCATCGAGGACGACGAGGAAGACGACTCTGAGACCGACGCCGAGGAGGCGTCCGACGACGCGGAGGACGGAACGAGCGACGACGACGAGGTTCTTCCCGAGTTCGAGGACCTCATCGAGTAA